In Litoribacterium kuwaitense, the genomic stretch TCATCAAAAAGTTTATTCCATCTGTCCAGAAAAAAAGATGAAAGTTGATATTGACGTAATTCCTTAGAAAAAGTCTCATTTGTTAGTACGTTTTCATTAATGCTCATTTGTTTCACCAAATCAGCTTGGGAAAATTCTACACTCCAAGTTTTTTCCTCATACTGAAGCTGCTTGTAAATAGATGGAATAGCCGTAACAAAAATGATTATCGGAACCCACCATGCAATTGAAAATGAAAGGATAAATACAGGAATGAATGTAAAAAAACCAATCAAGAGGTTAATCATAACATTCACTAATTGCGTTATTTTTTGTATATTCCCATGTGCTAAATGTAAATAATTCAGTAATTTAGGATCTTCAAAAAGTGAGATGTCATCAAACTCAGAAACTTTCTTAAATATTCGTCTTTTAATACCTCCAAC encodes the following:
- a CDS encoding ABC transporter ATP-binding protein codes for the protein MFYFGVSSFILINIVLDTAETINGFQLAKLKDKLVGGIKRRIFKKVSEFDDISLFEDPKLLNYLHLAHGNIQKITQLVNVMINLLIGFFTFIPVFILSFSIAWWVPIIIFVTAIPSIYKQLQYEEKTWSVEFSQADLVKQMSINENVLTNETFSKELRQYQLSSFFLDRWNKLFDEAFKQIQDVRKKGTNVILSWSLLSGIGVGIPYIYVVYMAGNGAFSLGDLALFAGLVYQVRRSIFIFVGNLTEVQRIALASSALFDLLNLNRA